TGGGCGGTGTGATTGCACCTTTTATTGCGATTAAGTTAATTGATTTGATGATTACGGCTATAGGATTGGCGTAGGAAGGGGAAAGAATATATTTTATTTAACGCACCAGGTAGCAAAGGTAAGCGCAGAGTAACACAGAGTTTTTGGACTCATATGTTGAGTTATTCCAAGGTAGGGGGAAACAATATAGTTTAATTAGAGGTGACAAAATAAAATGAATATAAATAGAGAAGTTAATGTATTTAAGAAGTTTTTGTCAGCAAATTTAGTAGAGCCAATTTATTTTATGTGGTCACAATGGCGTAGGCAAAAGTTACCACTGGTGATTTTTATTGGTTTATGTATAAATTTGGTGATTGCTCCCGTTGTTTATGCAGCTGCTGACGGTGTTTTGGAACGTCGTTCAGCTTGGGCAATTGGTATTTTAGGTTTTATAACATTGGCACTAGTAGTTTACTTATTCTTTGTTATTTTTCAACCAGAACGTTTTTAACTGTTATCAATTATCAGTTCTCAGACCAATTAATTACCCTTCGGGTTCGCTACTTTGCCATCTCGGCATAAGCCAAGACGGCAAGTAGTCTCACCAATTACCAATTACCAATTATGTTTATTATTCGAGAATTTACCAGAGCCATTCGCATAACTATATTACTGTGGTTGGTGACAGCAATTATTTACCCGGTTGCTGTTTTGGGAGTCGGTCAAGCTTTTTTTAAAGAAAAAGCAGACGGTAGTATTATGCAAAATATCCAAGGCAGAGCAATTGGCTCAGCTTTAATTGGTCAACAGTTCCGTTCTGAAAGGTATTTTCAAGGTCGCCCTAGCGCTGTTAGGTATAGCCAAGGAAAATTAGGTAGACCGACTGGTGTATCAGGTGGAAGCAATCTTGCTCCTAGTAGTCCAGACTTGCTTAACCGTGTAGTTGAGAAGTCTAGTGAACTTAGTGATGAAAGCATTCAACCCTTCGCTGACATCATCTACACTTCCGGTTCTGGTTTAGATCCACATATTTCTGTGAGAACAGCACAAGAACAGCTAGAAAGGGTGGCTCGTGCGCGTAATATTACTCGAGAAGAGATAGTGCCATTTATCAAACAGTATACAGAGGGTAGATTTTTAGGTATCTTTGGCGAGCCTGGAGTTAATATTTTGAAATTAAATTATGCCCTCGACCTACAAGAAATTAACCGTAGGCAAAATCAATAATATTGTTGGTGGTTAGTGGTTAGTGGTTAGTGGTTAGTAGTAATTCCTCCACTCCACCCTACGGGAAGCCACTTGCGTGTCTACACACTCTACCCTTACCTTAAGCCGCTACGCGTCTACACACTCCCCATCTCCCCATCTCCCCACCTCCCATGTACCCAGCCCGTCGTGGTAAACACAAAATTTTTATCGGTATGGCTCCTGGTGTTGGCAAAACTTACCGGATGCTAGAAGAAGGTCACGCACTCAAAGAAGAAGGGATTGATGTTGTGATTGGGTTGTTGGAAACCCATGGACGCAAAGAAACAGCCCAGATGGCTGAGGGATTGGAAATACTACCCCGCAAACAAATTCCACGGGGTAGTTTAACGTTGACGGAAATGGACACTGACGCTATCTTGACGCGATCGCCTCAACTAGTATTAATCGATGAACTCGCTCATACTAATGTCCCTGGTTCACCCCGCGAAAAGCGCTACCAAGACGTAGAAATTATTTTGCAAAATGGCATTGATGTTTACTCCACGATGAATATTCAACATCTGGAGAGCCTCAATGACTTGGTAGCAAGAATTACTGGCGTAGTGGTACGCGAGCGTGTACCTGACAGAGTTTTGGATGAAGCTGATGAAGTTATAGTAGTAGATATTACCCCAGAAACACTACAAGAAAGGTTGATAGAGGGGAAAATCTACGCCCCGCAAAAAATCCAACAAGCACTTGATAACTTTTTTCAACGTCGCAACTTAATTGCTTTACGAGAACTAGCACTGCGAGAAATAGCTGACAACGTTGAAGAAGCCAGAGAAATGAGTGCAGGCTTGGCAAACGGTGTGAATCCGCAAGGTCAATTCTGTAATATTCAAGAGCGGGTATTAGTATGTATTTCCACTTATACTAATTCGTTGCAACTATTACGTCGGGGCGCGAGGATAGCTAATTACATGCACGCTCCTCTGTTTGCTGTATTTGTTGCTGATCCTGACCACTTCCTTACTAAAGAAGAAAGCTTGCACATAGATATGTGTGAGAAGCTATGTAAAGAATTTGCAGGCAATTTTATTCGTGTTCCTAATAGTGATGTCGCAGCAGCGATCGCAAAAGTAGCTGAGCAATATCGTATTACCCAAATCGTCATTGGTGCAAGTCAGCGATCACGTTGGCAAATTCTCCTCAAAGGTTCTCTCACCCATAAATTACTGCGATTGCTAAAAAACACTGATTTGCATATCATCGCTACAGATAAAAAAATGGATTCTTAGAAAAAAGCTCGTAGACGTGATCGCTTTAACGTTTGCTGCGACCACACAAGTAACACAACTTTGCGTTCTTCTGCGCTTACCTCCGCGCCCTCTGCGTTTAAAATCCTAGCCCTTTGATAGTGTAAGTTAAAGTGATGTATTTTTCTTAGTGTCTTGGTGGTGAAAAGCTTAAATGAGGACTAAAGTCCTCACTACAAACCTATCAAAATTAGCGTGTAGAGACGCGCCATGACGCATCTGTACAATATTCATATGTATCACTATGAAAGTCAAAATTGATCGGCTAAACCTTCCCTTTAATATCCAAAAAGTTCTGGATGTGGAAGGTGGGTTACAAAATTTCCAATAATTGTGCTTCACTCAATTGAGTAATCCCTAGTGCTTCGGCTTTTGCCAATTTTGAGCCTGCGTCTTCTCCCACAATTAAATAGTCTGTTTTTTTACTAATTGAATCAGTAACTTTACCACCTGCTTTTTGAATTAATACCTTGGCTTCATCGCGTTTCAAAGTGGGTAAAGTGCCAGTAATTACAAAAGTTTTACCTGCAAGTTTTTGATTGTCACTATCACCTGTAACTGCGGTGTCTGCTGTGGTGGCAAATTGTAAACCTGCTGCTTGCAAGCGTTGAATTAATGTTTGATTGGCGCTGATGCGAAACCATTGATAGATGCTATCGGCAATTTCTGCACCAATACCATAAACTCCTTCGATTTTGGCACGTGATGCTTCTGCTAACTGTTCAACACTCTGGAATTTTTCTGTTAACAATTGGGCTGTGACATTA
Above is a genomic segment from Fischerella sp. JS2 containing:
- the kdpF gene encoding K(+)-transporting ATPase subunit F, encoding MNINREVNVFKKFLSANLVEPIYFMWSQWRRQKLPLVIFIGLCINLVIAPVVYAAADGVLERRSAWAIGILGFITLALVVYLFFVIFQPERF
- the kdpC gene encoding K(+)-transporting ATPase subunit C codes for the protein MFIIREFTRAIRITILLWLVTAIIYPVAVLGVGQAFFKEKADGSIMQNIQGRAIGSALIGQQFRSERYFQGRPSAVRYSQGKLGRPTGVSGGSNLAPSSPDLLNRVVEKSSELSDESIQPFADIIYTSGSGLDPHISVRTAQEQLERVARARNITREEIVPFIKQYTEGRFLGIFGEPGVNILKLNYALDLQEINRRQNQ
- a CDS encoding universal stress protein, with the translated sequence MYPARRGKHKIFIGMAPGVGKTYRMLEEGHALKEEGIDVVIGLLETHGRKETAQMAEGLEILPRKQIPRGSLTLTEMDTDAILTRSPQLVLIDELAHTNVPGSPREKRYQDVEIILQNGIDVYSTMNIQHLESLNDLVARITGVVVRERVPDRVLDEADEVIVVDITPETLQERLIEGKIYAPQKIQQALDNFFQRRNLIALRELALREIADNVEEAREMSAGLANGVNPQGQFCNIQERVLVCISTYTNSLQLLRRGARIANYMHAPLFAVFVADPDHFLTKEESLHIDMCEKLCKEFAGNFIRVPNSDVAAAIAKVAEQYRITQIVIGASQRSRWQILLKGSLTHKLLRLLKNTDLHIIATDKKMDS